From a region of the Fusarium verticillioides 7600 chromosome 9, whole genome shotgun sequence genome:
- a CDS encoding histone H4, which translates to MTGRGKGGKGLGKGGAKRHRKILRDNIQGITKPAIRRLARRGGVKRISAMIYEETRGVLKTFLEGVIRDAVTYTEHAKRKTVTSLDVVYALKRQGRTLYGFGG; encoded by the exons ATGACTGGAC GCGGTAAGGGCGGCAAGGGTCTCGGCAAGGGCGGTGCCAAGCGTCACCGAAAGATCTTGCGAGACAACATCCAGGGTATCACCAAGCCCGCTATCCGACGTCTCGCTCGCCGAGGTGGTGTCAAGCGTATTTCTGCCA TGATCTACGAGGAGACCCGCGGTGTCCTGAAGACCTTCCTCGAGGGTGTCATTCGTGACGCCGTCACATACACCGAGCACGCCAAGCGCAAGACAGTCACATCTCTCGATGTCGTCTACGCCCTGAAGCGACAAGGCCGCACTCTTTACGGTTTCGGCGGTTAA
- a CDS encoding histone H3, producing MARTKQTARKSTGGKAPRKQLASKAARKSAPSTGGVKKPHRYKPGTVALREIRRYQKSTELLIRKLPFQRLVREIAQDFKSDLRFQSSAIGALQESVESYLVSLFEDTNLCAIHAKRVTIQSKDIQLARRLRGERN from the exons ATGGCTCGCACTAAGCAGACCGCCCGCAAGTCCACTGGTGGCAAGGCCCCTCGCAAGCAGCTCGCTTCCAAGGCTG CTCGCAAGTCCGCCCCCTCCACCGGAGGTGTCAAGAAGCCTCACCGCTACAAGCCCGGTACCGTCGCTCTCCGTGAGATTCGACGATACCAGAAGTCGACTGAGCTCCTCATTCGAAAGCTCCCCTTCCAGCGTCTG GTCCGTGAGATCGCCCAGGACTTCAAGTCTGATCTCCGCTTCCAGTCTTCTGCCATCGGTGCTCTCCAGGAGTCCGTCGAGTCTTACCTCGTCTCCCTCTTCGAGGACACCAACCTCTGCGCCATCCATGCGAAGCGTGTTACCATCCAGTCAAAGGACATTCAGCTCGCCCGCCGTCTCCGAGGCGAGCGCAACTAA
- a CDS encoding DNA-directed RNA polymerase I subunit RPA1 produces the protein MMQLARSVRAMRGDTESRARLHCMVGLKFCRAAPPKNCSLATVPLPLRFTFTSHTALGNGFRQLTQRRRSIAILFARKGGSNVTMNIAQPVASGVESVEFTFLSPKEIRAISVKRIENPETFDNLLNPVPGGLYDPALGSWGDAPCTTCNLNQATCPGHAGHIQLPVPVYHPVFMDQAYRLLKATCVYCKGFRLHQKELHKYVCQLKLLQHGLIQEAHVVGAIGDNELAIELGDFSELESEAEEEGAANSIDNVTRARDKYVDKCLGGVKIKRGETKRGKHEGSSEMRREIIKEFLAEITKRRVCASCGGISPSYRKDRFVKVFERSLSDKDKAKMAQKNFKQADAMARVHQAATKQKPDGYSSDEGVADVVSPARETSRINGDVAHLDTEMVDADTASTSSSPQRYISAMEVRARLNELFTKEQELVSLLYNAKPPTRSSTKVTPDMFFLTTILVPPNRYRPEARTGESEISEAQQNSLYKNILRGCGTIARLHRELQEEKADVNRMHQASAELQESVNALIDKNKNPVQGAAAKRNEDGIKQKLEKKEGLFRKNMMGKRVNYAARSVISPDPNIETNEIGVPPVFAKKLTYPEPVTSHNFRDMQQAVINGVDKWPGAFAIENENGQIVNLRNKSVDDRVSLANQLLAPTSSNAARTRNKKVYRHLTNGDVVLMNRQPTLHKPSIMGHRVRVLPGEKTIRMHYANCNTYNADFDGDEMNMHFPQNEVARAEALQIADTDHQYLSGTAGKPLRGLIQDHISVSVALCNRDTFFTKGDYQQLVYNALRPESGHIVGERIELVAPAVIRPVARWTGKQVITTILKNMQPPNCGGLSMKAETQIKASQWGVNSEEGTVLFQDGEFITGILDKSQIGPSSGGVIHAIHEIYGPAVAGKLLSSLGRLLTRYLNMRAFSCGMDDLRLTPEGEQARREALVPADSVGLKVASSYVSLEQDPGPRDPLLLERLEEVLRDDSKQEGLDLLMKEGLSKITDKIQTATMPVGLEKAFPFNQMQAMTTSGAKGSRVNASLISCNLGQQVLEGRRVPIMVSGKSLPCFNPFETHARAGGYIVQRFLTGIRPQEYYFHHMAGREGLIDTAVKTSRSGYLQRCVIKGMEGLTVAYDTTVRDADGSMIQFLYGEDGLDVSKQKYLTDFSFILENVTSEASQLRYDPSVGDRLGMHRDSITKYMKKALKHTNAKDPKAQDPISGLFNPATTAFATSENFYKAMTSYIKENKDGLVRDKSDKNKLALSRVSLNKKNAEMLFAMKYLRSLVEPGEAVGIVAGQSVGEPSTQMTLNTFHLAGHSAKNVTLGIPRLREILMTASDKISTPAMSIYPIEEMSVEDAEIFAKSISVLPLGFILDSINVEEKVGQGKIYGSAKIYKVDIQFFDSEEYTKTYAINISDVVEAVERKLLHRLVTLVKKDIRKRMTMSTMATPDVGAKAGVVETAAPNAEAAGNFEDDEDDEDGDDDATNAKQRAKRSEAVSYGPNDDEDDAVQQEMERDAGDDDAEEDEGFGGSPRQAEDDGDGDDVDWSAKARANRVLEQYAEVTDFSFDEKTGASCSFTLEYDSTIPKVLMLNLVQDAVKKTVIQEISGVGACTLVEEKDTKVIHTAGVNLQAMQRYSDFIDPNRIQTNDIAAVLAVYGVEAARQNIVQELAGVFGSHGIKVDNRHLNLIGDHMTRNGGFTPFNRMGLKGNVSPFTKMSFETTLAFLKDAVLDGDWDDLSTPSGRLVMGRLGKVGTGGFDVLAQLPTYHVDSLA, from the exons ATGATGCAACTGGCAAGGTCAGTAAGAGCCATGCGTGGAGACACTGAGTCGCGCGCAAGACTGCATTGCATGGTCGGTCTAAAATTCTGCCGGGCCGCACCGCCAAAAAATTGTTCTCTCGCAACGGTCCCACTGCCTCTCCGATTTACCTTCACTTCGCATACTGCGTTGGGGAATGGATTTCGTCAGTTAACCCAAAGACGTCGCTCAATCGCCATATTATTCGCTCGAAAGGGCGGCAGTAACGTCACCATGAACATCGCACAGCCGGTCGCATCCGGTGTAGAAAGCGTTGAGTTTACGTTCTTGTCACCAAAGGAAATTCGAGCAATCTCTGTGAAGCGAATTGAGAACCCCGAAACGTtcgacaatcttctcaatcctGTACCAGGCGGTCTCTATGACCCTGCCCTCGGGTCTTGGGGCGATGCGCC GTGCACAACATGTAACTTGAACCAGGCTACATGCCCCGGCCATGCTGGACACATTCAACTTCCTGTGCCAGTATATCATCCAGTATTCATGGATCAAGCTTACCGACTCCTGAAGGCTACCTGCGTCTACTGCAAAGGATTCCGACTTCACCAGAAAGAACTACACAAGTATGTGTGCCAACTAAAACTTCTTCAGCACGGCCTGATTCAGGAGGCTCACGTAGTGGGTGCTATTGGCGATAACGAGCTGGCCATCGAGCTCGGCGACTTCTCTGAATTGGAaagtgaagctgaggaggagggcgcCGCCAACTCGATCGATAACGTAACGCGCGCAAGAGACAAGTACGTCGACAAGTGTCTTGGCGGTGTTAAGATCAAGAGAGGCGAAACAAAGAGAGGGAAACACGAGGGATCGAGCGAAATGCGTCGTGAGATTATTAAGGAGTTTCTGGCAGAAATCACCAAGCGCAGAGTTTGCGCTAGTTGTGGTGGTATTTCACCCTCCTACCGCAAGGATCGATTTGTTAAAGTCTTTGAGAGATCCCTCTCTGATaaggacaaggccaagatggctCAGAAGAATTTCAAGCAGGCCGATGCTATGGCCAGAGTCCACCAAGCTGCGACCAAACAGAAGCCTGATGGATACTCCTCCGATGAGGGCGTTGCAGATGTGGTTTCTCCTGCTCGTGAGACTTCCCGCATCAATGGAGATGTCGCCCATCTGGACACGGAGATGGTAGACGCGGATACGGcttctacttcttcttctccacagCGGTATATCAGCGCCATGGAGGTTCGAGCTCGTCTCAACGAGTTGTTCACCAAGGAGCAAGAATTGGTTTCCCTCCTATACAATGCGAAGCCCCCAACCCGAAGCTCTACCAAAGTCACGCCCGACATGTTCTTTTTGACAACCATCTTAGTTCCTCCCAACCGCTACCGCCCTGAGGCTCGAACAGGCGAGTCCGAGATTTCTGAAGCCCAGCAAAATTCTCTTTACAAAAACATTCTTAGAGGCTGCGGGACGATCGCGCGTCTGCACAGGGAGTTACAGGAGGAGAAAGCCGATGTCAACAGGATGCATCAGGCCTCAGCAGAGTTACAAGAGTCGGTCAACGCACTCATTGATAAGAATAAAAACCCGGTCCAAGGTGCTGCAGCGAAGCGCAACGAGGATGGCATCAAgcagaagctcgagaagaaggaaggtcTCTTCCGAAAGAACATGATGGGCAAGCGTGTTAATTACGCCGCTCGAAGTGTCATCTCACCCGATCCCAATATCGAGACCAACGAAATCGGTGTGCCGCCTGTCTttgcgaagaagttgacatATCCCGAGCCAGTGACCAGTCACAACTTCAGAGACATGCAACAAGCTGTCATCAACGGTGTCGACAAATGGCCTGGCGCTTTTGCTATCGAAAATGAAAATGGCCAGATCGTCAACCTTCGCAACAAATCGGTTGACGACCGTGTGTCTCTCGCAAACCAGCTACTGGCTCCCACGAGCAGTAATGCTGCTAGGACCCGGAACAAGAAGGTCTACCGCCATCTGACCAATGGCGATGTCGTTCTGATGAACCGGCAGCCAACACTTCACAAGCCGTCTATTATGGGACATCGAGTTCGAGTTCTCCCTGGCGAGAAGACAATTCGAATGCACTACGCCAACTGTAACACATACAACGCTGAtttcgatggtgatgagatgaacatGCATTTCCCGCAGAACGAAGTTGCCCGCGCTGAGGCCCTCCAGATTGCCGATACTGATCACCAATATCTATCTGGTACTGCGGGAAAACCTCTCCGAGGTCTCATTCAGGATCATATCTCAGTATCCGTTGCTCTCTGTAACCGCGACACATTCTTCACTAAAGGCGACTATCAACAACTGGTTTACAACGCATTGCGGCCCGAGAGCGGCCACATTGTTGGCGAGAGAATCGAACTTGTTGCCCCTGCGGTGATCCGACCCGTAGCTCGATGGACTGGCAAGCAggtcatcaccaccatcttgaagaacatgcAGCCTCCCAACTGCGGCGGGCTTTCCATGAAAGCGGAAACACAAATCAAAGCAAGTCAGTGGGGTGTTAATTCTGAAGAAGGAACTGTTCTTTTTCAGGATGGCGAATTCATCACTGGTATTCTGGATAAGTCACAGATTGGTCCTAGTTCTGGGGGTGTAATCCACGCTATTCATGAGATTTATGGCCCGGCTGTTGCGGGTAAGCTCTTGAGTAGTCTCGGTAGATTGCTCACCCGATATCTCAACATGAGGGCCTTCTCTTGTGGTATGGATGATCTGAGACTTACACCTGAGGGAGAGCAAGCACGGCGAGAAGCGCTTGTGCCTGCTGACTCAGTGGGTCTCAAAGTTGCATCTTCCTACGTTTCCCTCGAGCAGGACCCAGGCCCTAGAGATCCTCTGCTACTGGAGCGCCTGGAAGAGGTACTTCGCGATGACAGCAAACAAGAAGGTCTGGATCTTCTTATGAAGGAAGGTCTTAGTAAGATCACGGACAAGATCCAGACCGCTACCATGCCTGTTGGTCTCGAGAAGGCTTTCCCCTTCAACCAGATGCAAGCCATGACAACATCCGGTGCCAAAGGATCCAGAGTGAATGCTTCACTGATTTCTTGTAACCTTGGTCAGCAAGTTTTGGAGGGTCGACGTGTCCCTATCATGGTCAGCGGCAAGTCGTTGCCATGCTTTAACCCATTCGAGACTCATGCTCGAGCTGGCGGTTATATCGTGCAGCGCTTCCTTACAGGTATCCGGCCTCAAGAGTACTATTTTCATCACATGGCTGGTCGAGAAGGACTGATCGATACTGCTGTCAAGACGTCCCGCTCCGGTTACCTGCAGCGATGTGTTATCAAGGGTATGGAAGGTCTGACGGTCGCGTACGATACTACCGTGCGAGATGCAGACGGCTCCATGATCCAGTTCCTATATGGCGAGGACGGTCTCGATGTTTCTAAGCAGAAGTACTTGACCGATTTtagcttcatcttggagaacGTCACATCAGAGGCTTCACAGCTCCGTTACGACCCCAGCGTTGGCGACCGCCTGGGAATGCACCGCGATTCGATCACCAAATACATGAAGAAGGCCCTCAAGCACACCAACGCGAAAGATCCCAAGGCTCAGGATCCGATCTCAGGTCTCTTTAATCCCGCCACGACTGCGTTCGCCACATCTGAGAACTTCTACAAGGCTATGACTTCATATATCAAGGAGAATAAGGATGGCCTTGTTCGAGACAAATCGGATAAGAACAAGCTTGCGCTCTCCCGTGTgagcctcaacaagaagaatgcgGAGATGCTGTTCGCGATGAAATACTTGCGGTCTCTTGTGGAGcctggagaagctgtcgGTATTGTAGCGGGTCAGTCTGTCGGTGAGCCTTCGACGCAAATGACACTGAACACCTTCCATTTGGCTGGTCACTCTGCCAAGAACGTCACGCTGGGTATCCCTCGACTGCGTGAGATTCTTATGACAGCTAGCGACAAGATCTCCACCCCTGCCATGTCTATTTACCCAATCGAGGAGATGTCTGTagaagatgcagagatcTTCGCCAAGTCTATCTCAGTGTTGCCTCTTGGCTTCATACTCGATAGCATCAACGTTGAAGAGAAGGTCGGTCAAGGCAAGATTTACGGATCGGCCAAGATTTACAAGGTCGATATACAGTTCTTCGACTCGGAGGAGTACACCAAGACATACGCTATCAATATCTCGGACGTTGTCGAAGCTGTTGAGAGGAAGCTCCTCCACCGGCTGGTGACTCTTGTGAAGAAGGACATCAGGAAGCGAATGACTATGTCTACAATGGCCACTCCCGACGTTGgcgccaaggctggtgttgttgagacgGCTGCTCCCAATGCCGAAGCTGCCGGCAAtttcgaagatgatgaggatgatgaggatggtgatgacgacgcGACGAATGCCAAGCAGCGAGCCAAACGAAGTGAGGCCGTGTCATACGGACccaacgatgatgaggatgatgccGTGCAGCAGGAAATGGAGCGAGATGccggtgacgatgatgctgaggaagatgaaggcttcGGTGGCAGCCCCCGGCAGGCAGAAGATGACGGGGACGGCGACGATGTTGACTGGTCTGCAAAGGCACGAGCCAACCGGGTCCTGGAACAATACGCCGAGGTTACAGACTTCTCCTTCGACGAGAAGACAGGAGCCAGCTGCAGCTTCACACTGGAGTATGATTCAACTATTCCCAAAGTCCTCATGCTCAACCTCGTTCAAGACGCCGTAAAGAAGACGGTGATACAGGAGATTTCTGGCGTCGGCGCCTGCACCCTTGTCGAGGAGAAAGACACAAAGGTCATCCATACTGCCGGTGTGAACCTGCAGGCAATGCAGCGATACAGCGATTTCATTGACCCCAACCGCATCCAGACCAACGACATCGCTGCCGTACTGGCCGTGTACGGTGTCGAGGCAGCTCGCCAAAACATCGTGCAAGAACTTGCCGGCGTCTTCGGATCTCACGGCATCAAGGTGGACAACCGCCACCTGAATCTGATCGGAGACCACATGACGAGGAATGGTGGGTTTACACCTTTCAACCGAATGGGTCTGAAGGGTAACGTCAGTCCCTTCACCAAGATGAGTTTCGAGACGACGCTCGCATTCCTCAAGGACGCTGTGCTGGATGGTGATTGGGACGATCTGTCTACGCCCAGCGGTCGGCTGGTGATGGGTAGACTTGGAAAGGTTGGCACAGGTGGCTTCGATGTTTTGGCGCAACTTCCTACATATCATGTTGATTCTTTGGCGTAA